In the genome of Kitasatospora cathayae, one region contains:
- a CDS encoding trypsin-like serine peptidase, with product MGQHRRQRSRRHRLLAPSLFTALSAVVVAAVVAGTHGFDLSDATAAGKEARSARAVAPAPAATTAAPASPGPAADTTPSGSPTPTAAPTPTASPTPADSPSATAAAPDLHNVALGTTAPAPADNRETATVGALFSGSVAAGNHFCTASVLHSDTGNLLLTAAHCLTSTDGVTFVPGYRDGSAPYGTWRVTAIHTAAGWSQKGDVDEDFAILETAPSNGRKVEDVVGGNRLGTDEPFGATVRLYGYPADAEVPSLCTNTTAQQSAYQRVIRCPSYPSGTSGGPWIDTATGDVVGTIGGYQQGGDTDDTSYGAYFDHTIADLYTQAEAAAS from the coding sequence ATGGGTCAGCACCGCCGCCAGAGGTCGCGCCGCCACCGTCTGCTGGCCCCTTCGCTGTTCACCGCGCTGTCCGCCGTCGTGGTGGCCGCGGTGGTGGCCGGGACGCACGGGTTCGACCTGTCCGACGCCACGGCCGCCGGGAAGGAGGCCCGCAGCGCCCGGGCCGTCGCGCCCGCCCCGGCCGCCACCACGGCGGCGCCCGCCTCGCCCGGCCCGGCCGCGGACACCACCCCGAGCGGCAGCCCGACTCCGACCGCCGCGCCGACCCCGACCGCCTCGCCGACCCCCGCGGACAGTCCGTCGGCCACTGCCGCCGCCCCCGACCTGCACAACGTCGCTCTGGGGACGACCGCCCCCGCCCCCGCCGACAACCGGGAGACCGCCACCGTCGGCGCCCTGTTCAGTGGCTCGGTCGCGGCCGGCAACCACTTCTGCACCGCCAGCGTGCTGCACAGCGACACCGGCAACCTGCTGCTGACCGCCGCGCACTGCCTCACCAGCACCGACGGCGTGACCTTCGTCCCCGGCTACCGGGACGGCTCCGCCCCGTACGGCACCTGGCGGGTGACGGCGATCCACACCGCCGCCGGCTGGTCCCAGAAGGGCGACGTGGACGAGGACTTCGCGATCCTGGAGACCGCCCCCAGCAACGGCCGCAAGGTCGAGGACGTGGTCGGCGGCAACCGGCTGGGCACCGACGAGCCCTTCGGCGCCACCGTCCGGCTCTACGGCTACCCGGCCGACGCCGAGGTGCCCAGCCTCTGCACCAACACCACCGCCCAGCAGAGCGCCTACCAGCGCGTCATCCGGTGCCCGTCCTACCCGAGCGGCACCAGCGGCGGCCCGTGGATCGACACCGCCACCGGCGACGTGGTCGGCACCATCGGCGGCTACCAGCAGGGCGGCGACACCGACGACACCTCGTACGGCGCCTACTTCGACCACACCATCGCCGACCTGTACACCCAGGCCGAGGCCGCCGCCTCCTGA
- a CDS encoding carbohydrate kinase family protein — MPQQSEQQQSESAEFDLLVVGGVGVDTVVRVERLEIPPGDSRFVEPVRDYVGHTGNGVALGAHHLGLRTALLDFLGDDPQGELVRTAYRRHGLHFAHLVSPYGTPRGVNLVDADGRRFSFFDGRHPAGLRLPREFHLPYVERSRHVHLSITGVNRDMYGDLHRLGRTTSTDLHDWDGENPHHRDYALGSDLVFLSVAGCRGRHEQVMRAILAEGRATVVVATAGAEGCHLLTREDGVLRQLPAVDPGRPVVDTNGAGDAFVTGFLYAWFRGHPPLECARAGSAAGAFACTTAGTHTAFIEASALDTLLGR, encoded by the coding sequence GTGCCGCAGCAGTCCGAGCAGCAGCAGTCCGAGTCAGCGGAGTTCGACCTGCTCGTGGTGGGCGGTGTGGGCGTGGACACCGTCGTCCGGGTCGAGCGGCTGGAGATCCCGCCCGGTGACTCGCGGTTCGTCGAGCCGGTGCGCGACTACGTCGGCCACACCGGCAACGGCGTGGCCCTCGGCGCCCATCACCTCGGCCTGCGCACCGCCCTCCTGGACTTCCTCGGCGACGACCCCCAGGGCGAGCTGGTCCGCACCGCCTACCGCCGCCACGGACTGCACTTCGCCCACCTGGTCAGCCCGTACGGCACCCCGCGCGGGGTCAACCTGGTGGACGCGGACGGCCGCCGGTTCTCCTTCTTCGACGGCCGCCACCCCGCCGGCCTTCGGCTGCCGCGCGAGTTCCACCTCCCGTACGTCGAGCGCAGCCGGCACGTCCACCTCTCGATCACCGGCGTCAACCGGGACATGTACGGCGACCTCCACCGGCTCGGCCGCACCACCTCCACCGACCTGCACGACTGGGACGGCGAGAACCCGCACCACCGCGACTACGCGCTCGGCTCCGACCTGGTGTTCCTCTCGGTGGCCGGCTGCCGCGGCCGGCACGAGCAGGTGATGCGCGCGATCCTCGCCGAGGGCCGCGCCACCGTGGTCGTCGCCACCGCGGGCGCCGAGGGCTGCCACCTGCTCACCCGCGAGGACGGCGTCCTGCGCCAGCTGCCCGCCGTCGACCCGGGCCGCCCGGTGGTGGACACCAACGGCGCCGGGGACGCCTTCGTCACCGGTTTCCTGTACGCCTGGTTCCGCGGCCACCCGCCGCTGGAGTGCGCCCGGGCCGGTTCGGCCGCCGGGGCGTTCGCCTGCACCACCGCCGGGACGCACACCGCCTTCATCGAGGCGTCCGCTTTGGATACGCTCCTGGGTCGGTGA